A stretch of Triticum aestivum cultivar Chinese Spring chromosome 1D, IWGSC CS RefSeq v2.1, whole genome shotgun sequence DNA encodes these proteins:
- the LOC123179794 gene encoding uncharacterized protein: MKTFIIFVLLAMVMSIASATRQLSPRGKELQTPQEQFPQHFPIPTIPQQQLSGSDIISISGR, from the exons ATGAAGACCTTCATCATATTTGTCCTCCTTGCTATGGTGATGAGCATCGCCAGTGCCACTAGGCAACTAAGCCCTAGAGGCAAGGAGTTGCAAACACCACAAGAACAATTCCCCCAACA CTTCCCCATACCAACAATACCACAACAACAACTATCTGGGAGCGACATTATAAGTATCAGTGGCCGATGA